In Enterobacter cloacae, the following are encoded in one genomic region:
- a CDS encoding transcriptional regulator — MSKKIIDWDELRAELLSDSDVKAAFDAEERKERLREMLAQWRNHAGLTRAQVAERMGVSAPTVSRMEANITRASLDTLTRYALVCGVKHPQIILY; from the coding sequence ATGAGCAAGAAGATCATTGACTGGGATGAGTTGAGAGCAGAGTTGTTAAGTGACTCTGATGTAAAGGCTGCTTTTGACGCAGAAGAACGTAAGGAGCGCTTACGCGAGATGCTGGCGCAATGGCGAAATCATGCCGGTCTTACGCGTGCGCAGGTGGCGGAGCGAATGGGCGTCAGTGCGCCAACCGTATCCCGAATGGAAGCCAATATTACGCGGGCAAGTCTCGACACGTTAACGCGTTATGCGCTGGTGTGTGGAGTCAAACATCCGCAAATCATACTGTATTGA
- a CDS encoding TetR family transcriptional regulator: MARPKSEDKKQALLEAATAAFAQSGIAASTALIARNAGVAEGTLFRYFATKDDLLNALYLHLKQDLCQTMLENLDRTITLPKEHTRNIWNSYVDWGIRNPVAHAAIRQIGVSEKLSAETELAVKEMFPELHELCRRSVRPVFMSDEFKTFGDALFLSLAESTMEFATRDPSRAGDFKSLGFEAMWRALAIEDVNGQ; the protein is encoded by the coding sequence GTGGCACGTCCGAAGAGTGAAGATAAAAAACAGGCCTTACTGGAAGCAGCAACCGCTGCATTTGCACAGTCAGGGATTGCCGCCTCAACGGCGTTAATTGCCCGTAACGCGGGCGTTGCTGAAGGCACACTGTTCCGTTACTTTGCTACGAAAGACGATCTGCTGAATGCCCTCTATTTGCACCTGAAGCAGGATCTCTGCCAGACCATGCTGGAGAACCTCGATCGCACCATCACGCTGCCTAAAGAACATACCCGCAATATCTGGAACAGCTATGTGGACTGGGGGATTCGTAACCCCGTTGCTCATGCGGCTATCCGCCAGATTGGCGTCAGTGAAAAGTTGAGCGCCGAAACGGAACTGGCGGTGAAAGAGATGTTCCCGGAACTCCATGAGCTGTGCCGCCGTTCGGTGCGCCCGGTGTTTATGTCGGATGAATTTAAAACGTTTGGCGATGCGCTGTTCTTATCGCTGGCCGAAAGCACGATGGAATTCGCCACCCGCGATCCGTCTCGCGCAGGGGATTTTAAATCCCTCGGTTTTGAAGCCATGTGGCGCGCACTTGCCATTGAGGACGTTAATGGACAGTAA
- a CDS encoding membrane protein, producing MNVTRKQERLLHRALSEWEQEGALTPEERQRLAGTLQRVTLDWQRLSRYAFWTALACVIIAIGSLFSDSELMARIIEFFAFSSLARIGLPALVAVLFYLWGFSRQRRETQWHYSTEAILFLGVFFTAIALWQLGERLDNGSGHIAPLFLAGCAVYGLVGFFGRSGLVWLFFLLSLGNWFGAQTGYMSGWGAYWLGMNYPVRFIFFGGALLALCWVLRAMLQARHLYTTSKAMGLTYLFVALWIMSIFGNYDIDNWYSITQASLLPWALLFAVAAAICIYISLKTDDGMLRGFGLTFLAINLYTRYFEYFWDGMNKVVFFLILAASLAVIGRYAEKIWHAGSTAR from the coding sequence ATGAACGTTACCCGCAAACAGGAACGCCTCCTTCACCGTGCGCTTAGCGAGTGGGAGCAGGAAGGGGCATTAACCCCCGAGGAACGCCAGCGTCTGGCCGGTACGCTGCAGCGCGTGACCCTGGACTGGCAACGCCTCAGCCGTTATGCCTTCTGGACGGCGCTGGCCTGCGTCATCATTGCTATTGGCAGTCTGTTTTCCGACAGCGAACTGATGGCGCGTATCATTGAATTCTTTGCTTTCTCCTCCCTCGCCCGTATCGGGCTGCCCGCGCTGGTGGCGGTATTATTCTACCTGTGGGGGTTCAGCCGTCAGCGGCGAGAAACGCAGTGGCACTACAGCACTGAAGCGATCCTGTTCCTCGGCGTATTCTTTACGGCGATTGCTCTCTGGCAGCTTGGTGAACGGCTCGATAACGGCAGCGGCCACATTGCCCCGCTGTTCCTGGCGGGCTGCGCCGTTTATGGTCTGGTGGGCTTTTTTGGGCGTTCCGGGTTAGTGTGGCTGTTCTTTTTACTCTCGCTCGGTAACTGGTTTGGGGCACAGACGGGGTATATGTCCGGCTGGGGCGCTTACTGGCTGGGGATGAATTACCCGGTGCGGTTTATCTTCTTCGGGGGCGCGCTGCTGGCGCTGTGCTGGGTGCTGCGCGCAATGTTACAGGCGCGACATCTCTATACCACCAGTAAAGCGATGGGCCTGACGTATCTCTTTGTTGCCCTGTGGATCATGTCGATTTTTGGTAATTACGATATCGATAACTGGTACAGCATCACTCAGGCATCGCTTCTGCCGTGGGCGCTGCTGTTCGCCGTGGCGGCGGCAATTTGTATCTACATCAGCCTGAAAACCGACGACGGCATGTTGCGTGGCTTTGGTCTGACGTTCCTCGCCATTAACCTCTACACCCGCTACTTCGAATACTTCTGGGACGGGATGAACAAGGTCGTGTTTTTCCTGATTCTGGCGGCGTCGCTGGCGGTGATAGGCCGTTATGCGGAGAAAATCTGGCACGCCGGAAGTACGGCCAGATAA
- a CDS encoding phenylalanine transporter produces the protein MKDASSASGSGSSEASSEHNPTLQRGLQNRHIQLIALGGAIGTGLFLGIGPAIQMAGPAVLLGYGIAGVIAFLIMRQLGEMVVEEPVSGSFAHFAYKYWGPFAGFLSGWNYWVMFVLVGMAELTAAGIYMQYWLPDVPTWVWAAAFFIIINAINLVNVRLYGETEFWFALIKVLAIIGMIGFGLWLLFSGHGGERATIDNLWQHGGFLATGWKGLILSLAVIMFSFGGLELIGITAAEARDPHKSIPKAVNQVVYRILLFYIGSLVVLLALYPWVEVKSDSSPFVMIFHDLNSNVVASALNFVILVASLSVYNSGVYSNSRMLFGLSVQGNAPKFLTRVSHRGVPVNSLLLSGAITSLVVLINYLLPKEAFGLLMALVVATLLLNWIMICLAHLRFRAAMRRKGRETQFKALLYPAGNYICIAFLAMILVLMCTIDDMRLSALLLPVWVIFLFAAFKLSRKK, from the coding sequence GTGAAAGACGCGTCATCCGCTTCAGGCAGCGGTAGTTCTGAAGCCTCGTCGGAGCACAATCCGACGCTGCAACGTGGTTTGCAAAATCGACATATTCAGTTAATCGCCCTGGGCGGCGCTATCGGTACCGGGCTGTTTCTGGGTATCGGCCCCGCCATTCAGATGGCTGGCCCGGCGGTACTGCTGGGTTACGGCATCGCCGGGGTCATTGCCTTTCTGATCATGCGCCAGCTCGGCGAGATGGTCGTCGAAGAGCCGGTGTCAGGCTCGTTCGCTCACTTTGCTTATAAATACTGGGGCCCGTTTGCCGGCTTCCTCTCCGGCTGGAACTACTGGGTGATGTTTGTACTGGTCGGGATGGCAGAGCTGACTGCGGCAGGCATCTATATGCAGTACTGGCTCCCGGACGTACCGACCTGGGTCTGGGCTGCGGCCTTCTTTATTATCATCAACGCCATTAACCTCGTGAACGTGCGCCTGTATGGCGAAACCGAGTTCTGGTTTGCGCTCATCAAGGTGCTGGCAATCATCGGTATGATTGGCTTTGGCCTCTGGCTGCTGTTCTCCGGTCATGGCGGCGAGCGTGCGACCATCGATAACCTGTGGCAGCACGGCGGCTTCCTGGCAACGGGCTGGAAGGGGCTGATCCTGTCGCTGGCGGTGATTATGTTCTCCTTCGGCGGGCTGGAGCTGATTGGTATCACCGCTGCTGAAGCGCGCGATCCGCATAAAAGCATCCCGAAAGCGGTCAACCAGGTGGTGTACCGGATCCTGCTGTTCTACATCGGTTCGCTGGTGGTTTTGCTGGCGCTCTACCCGTGGGTGGAAGTGAAATCCGACAGCAGTCCGTTCGTGATGATTTTCCACGATCTGAACAGCAACGTCGTGGCCTCCGCGCTGAACTTCGTGATCCTGGTGGCATCGCTGTCGGTCTACAACAGCGGCGTATATTCTAACAGCCGCATGTTGTTTGGGCTCTCCGTGCAGGGTAACGCGCCGAAGTTTCTGACCCGCGTCAGCCATCGCGGCGTGCCGGTGAACTCGCTGCTGCTTTCCGGAGCCATCACGTCGCTGGTGGTGTTGATCAACTACCTGCTGCCGAAAGAGGCCTTTGGTTTGCTGATGGCGCTGGTTGTTGCCACGCTGCTGCTGAACTGGATCATGATCTGCCTCGCACACCTGCGCTTTCGCGCGGCGATGCGCCGCAAAGGGCGGGAGACACAGTTTAAAGCGCTGCTGTACCCGGCGGGGAACTACATCTGCATCGCCTTCCTGGCAATGATCCTTGTGCTGATGTGTACCATCGACGACATGCGCCTGTCAGCGTTGCTGCTACCGGTGTGGGTGATCTTCCTGTTTGCGGCATTTAAACTTTCCCGTAAGAAGTAG
- a CDS encoding NAD(P)H nitroreductase, with protein MDIISVALKRHSTKAFDASKKLTAEEAEKIKTLLQYSPSSTNSQPWHFIVASTGEGKARVAKSAAGTYVFNERKMLDASHVVVFCAKTAMDDAWLERVVDQEDADGRFANPEAKAANNKGRHYFADIHRVDLKDDDQWMAKQVYLNVGNFLLGVGAMGLDAVPIEGFDAAILDEEFGLKEKGYTSLVVVPVGHHSVEDFNASLPKSRLPLSTVVTEC; from the coding sequence ATGGATATTATTTCTGTCGCCCTGAAGCGCCATTCCACCAAGGCGTTCGACGCAAGCAAAAAACTGACCGCCGAAGAAGCGGAAAAAATCAAAACCCTGCTGCAGTACAGCCCATCCAGCACCAACTCTCAGCCGTGGCACTTTATTGTAGCCAGCACCGGGGAAGGTAAAGCGCGTGTGGCAAAATCTGCGGCCGGTACTTACGTGTTCAACGAACGTAAAATGCTGGATGCTTCTCACGTCGTGGTCTTCTGCGCGAAAACCGCAATGGACGATGCCTGGCTGGAGCGCGTGGTCGATCAGGAAGATGCCGACGGCCGTTTTGCGAACCCGGAAGCAAAAGCCGCTAACAACAAAGGTCGCCACTACTTCGCCGACATTCACCGTGTTGATCTGAAAGATGACGACCAGTGGATGGCAAAACAGGTTTACCTGAACGTCGGTAACTTCCTGTTGGGCGTGGGCGCAATGGGCCTGGATGCTGTGCCGATTGAAGGCTTTGACGCCGCGATCCTCGACGAAGAATTTGGCCTGAAAGAGAAAGGCTACACCAGCCTGGTGGTGGTACCGGTTGGGCACCATAGCGTGGAAGATTTCAACGCATCCCTGCCGAAATCTCGCCTGCCGCTGAGCACCGTCGTGACGGAGTGCTAA
- a CDS encoding MFS transporter has translation MNTSVVSPGRAGLILLLTGQMLPLIDTSITNVALDSITHSLHATATGLELIVALYGVAFAVCLAPGSKLGDNLGRRRLFMWGVAGFGLASLLCGMAGNIEQLLAARIVQGAGAALIMPQILATLHVTLKGTAHAKAISLFGGIGGIAFIVGQMGGGWLVSADIAGLGWRNAFFINVPICLVVLALSRRYVPETRRETPSRIDWTGTVLLATILCCLLFPMALGPQWHWSWPLKAALLAIIPLTFFMVMNARQKERENAHPLIPPRLMQLRSIRFGVLIAVLFFSVWSGFMFCIALTMQTGLGMAPWQSGNSFIALGVTYFISAWFAPRLIARYSTSTILLTGLAIQITGLLALIVTFHFWGMNNTALTLAPATGLVGYGQALIVNSFYRMGMRDIQPDDAGAASAILSTLQQAALGLGPAIFGAILLHALQNHHGDYTQAINVFLAVEATMMAGLALVTLCMRHHLCLPVVKTCQATK, from the coding sequence ATGAATACGTCAGTTGTTTCACCGGGTCGCGCAGGCCTGATATTGCTGTTAACCGGCCAGATGCTGCCGCTTATCGATACGTCAATTACGAACGTAGCGCTGGATTCAATAACCCATTCGTTACACGCCACCGCCACCGGGCTGGAGCTGATCGTCGCCCTCTACGGCGTGGCTTTTGCCGTCTGTCTGGCACCCGGCAGCAAGCTGGGCGATAACCTGGGCCGCCGTCGTCTGTTTATGTGGGGCGTGGCGGGCTTCGGCCTCGCCTCGCTGCTGTGCGGGATGGCGGGCAACATTGAACAGCTGCTTGCCGCGCGTATTGTTCAGGGTGCAGGCGCGGCGCTGATCATGCCGCAGATCCTCGCCACGCTGCACGTCACGCTAAAAGGCACCGCCCATGCCAAAGCCATTAGCCTGTTTGGCGGCATAGGCGGCATCGCCTTTATCGTCGGGCAGATGGGCGGCGGCTGGCTGGTATCCGCGGATATCGCCGGGCTGGGCTGGCGTAACGCGTTTTTTATTAACGTGCCAATTTGTCTGGTGGTGCTGGCGCTGAGCCGTCGTTACGTGCCAGAAACCCGTCGTGAAACGCCATCGCGCATTGACTGGACGGGCACTGTGCTGCTGGCGACGATTCTCTGCTGCCTGCTGTTCCCGATGGCGCTTGGCCCACAGTGGCACTGGTCATGGCCGCTGAAAGCCGCATTGCTCGCCATCATCCCGCTCACCTTTTTTATGGTGATGAATGCGCGCCAGAAAGAACGGGAGAACGCGCATCCGTTGATCCCACCACGCCTGATGCAGCTTCGCAGTATTCGCTTTGGGGTGCTGATTGCGGTGCTCTTTTTCAGCGTCTGGTCCGGGTTTATGTTCTGTATAGCGCTGACCATGCAAACCGGTCTGGGCATGGCCCCCTGGCAGTCCGGGAACAGTTTTATCGCGCTCGGTGTGACCTACTTTATTTCTGCGTGGTTTGCCCCGCGCCTGATTGCCCGCTACAGCACCAGTACCATTCTGCTGACCGGGCTGGCGATCCAGATAACCGGGCTGCTGGCGCTGATTGTGACGTTCCATTTCTGGGGGATGAACAACACTGCCCTGACGCTGGCTCCGGCGACCGGGCTGGTCGGCTACGGCCAGGCATTAATTGTGAACAGCTTCTATCGCATGGGTATGCGCGATATTCAGCCTGATGACGCGGGAGCCGCGAGCGCGATTTTAAGCACGCTACAGCAGGCTGCGCTGGGGCTTGGCCCGGCTATTTTCGGGGCGATTTTGCTGCATGCGCTGCAAAACCATCACGGTGATTATACCCAGGCGATAAATGTTTTTCTGGCGGTAGAAGCCACCATGATGGCAGGGCTGGCACTGGTGACGCTGTGTATGCGTCACCACCTGTGCCTGCCGGTGGTGAAGACCTGCCAGGCCACGAAATAA
- a CDS encoding transcriptional regulator, with protein MALMSEPVISLQDDTRKQLGAFLRARRESLDPQRLGLPRSGRRRTPGLRREEVAFLADVGVTWYTWLEQGRDVNPSTAVMAAIAKALQCTPTETRHLFVLAGLPPGEAPQAACCESISEGTRRLLDTLMPKPASIQKPNFDIVAWNDSFGHLMGVDFNAIPPEDRNCIYLFLTHPAWRARLGKRDDVLPIFVSYFRAAMAEHRGDPLWEAKLARFFAVSEEFKTLWHQRNDVRGVENQLKLFAHPELGNFTLQQMYWYSAPRNGSRLLVYLPVDEAGERAMTWLAEQAVILN; from the coding sequence ATGGCGCTGATGTCTGAACCCGTCATCTCACTTCAGGATGACACCCGAAAACAGCTGGGGGCATTTTTACGCGCACGGCGAGAAAGCCTCGATCCCCAGCGTCTCGGCTTGCCACGGAGTGGCCGTCGCCGCACACCGGGGCTGCGTCGTGAAGAGGTGGCCTTTCTGGCAGATGTGGGCGTCACCTGGTACACCTGGCTGGAGCAGGGCAGGGATGTGAATCCATCTACAGCGGTGATGGCCGCAATAGCCAAAGCGCTGCAGTGTACCCCGACTGAAACCCGACACCTGTTTGTACTGGCTGGTCTGCCGCCGGGTGAAGCGCCGCAGGCGGCCTGCTGTGAGAGCATCAGCGAAGGCACGCGCCGGTTGCTTGATACGCTGATGCCAAAGCCTGCCAGCATTCAGAAACCGAATTTTGATATTGTGGCGTGGAACGACAGTTTCGGTCATCTGATGGGCGTCGACTTTAACGCCATCCCGCCAGAAGATCGCAACTGCATTTATCTTTTTCTGACGCATCCGGCGTGGCGCGCCCGTCTGGGCAAACGTGATGACGTACTGCCGATTTTTGTCTCCTATTTCCGCGCGGCGATGGCCGAACACCGGGGCGATCCACTCTGGGAAGCCAAACTGGCACGTTTCTTTGCGGTGTCTGAGGAGTTTAAAACCCTGTGGCACCAGCGCAACGATGTTCGCGGTGTGGAAAATCAGCTGAAGCTGTTCGCGCATCCTGAGCTGGGAAATTTTACTCTGCAGCAAATGTACTGGTACTCTGCTCCGCGCAACGGGTCGCGGCTGCTGGTGTATTTGCCAGTGGATGAGGCGGGGGAAAGGGCGATGACGTGGCTGGCAGAACAGGCTGTTATACTCAATTAA